The following proteins come from a genomic window of Dysidea avara chromosome 12, odDysAvar1.4, whole genome shotgun sequence:
- the LOC136240632 gene encoding uncharacterized protein, with protein MMAVNCNQAVNLVANKLTQQVMLLAILAMYSVNGTVCNHNITVSNNGTLNTTACWYNPDYSCSQLSDALNASNYFQNVCITVRDKNVVLYKPVTLRNISHVVIRGISHQRIVNCSGQGGLTILQSDDIFIFDLIFDGCVMEHNSTSFLPGQNEPLKLYSALYFSGCNDVTIAGVDVRYTNGTGLTLYDVNGLVVIRKSFFYANMPYNGDGGGGLYIEFTYHNPDGLDILGSKSANYSIYRSFFTDNVANISNINATLFIQPFQDNHLSFSRGGGISIFFKGHARNKIFNITKCLVSNNYAYWGAGIFVEFQDFTSHNQLSVDSTVIKNNNNPQLSKDSGTGGGGVRASFLYYAPNTVHHNTLLFINCTVSYNRAYWGGGVAFNTCPEQQVATASNMILFYGCVLNHNQARLGSAVDLTIRHGLPAGVLSQVVFETCTFQNNNISYTSDDTKLIGKGALYVDSVPVKFIGKNLFRLNTGSAIAAVTAGIEFNGVAAFYDNTGDSGGAIALLGGSWMTITENAYLQFGNNRAHDKGGAIFAMSIGEHDLISSRNCFIRYYNSSVPSKNWKAHLSFVDNSAAVTGESIYTTTLLPCLWTTSSSAATYNLTKSLNSVFVGPPFDYTHSDKSVVYKDIATDASQFHYTSTSLFPGQLKRLPILISDNKGSDASVYTNFVVTSIASNHTVVLDNDTRYSPDQLIRLYGEPNSSVELTLQTSSTTAYSVSVVVNINHCPPGLCLSYNNTEITCTCNCDHKAYQGVARCDLQQYKASIAPLFWAGYVDDNHIGDDRYFVTAYCPGGFCSSTKHMFSTYKELDKKICQPQNRTGILCGQCIDGMSVYSSSVVLKCGNCTNLQYGKYFGILQYMLYEMIPLILFFFLLVLFNFSLTSGPLISFIFFSQVQSSFGPYNHLRYLGNGNVGLFYSIWNLDFLETVLPPYCLMEHWSALDVLAFHYISVITPLCLIVIAVVIINYENVICFPVIYPYRTLHNCITSKWSFSSLSRNRLIDFLHALKGKFFNPYSKVLHGLVAVLVLSYAKFVYLSILILASSTSLNVNWPSNVSSEHSLHVLLEGNLLYFGKTHIKYAIPAVIIIILSTIPPVVLLVRPFLQRYDKVEEILRRWLPLTKIDLFLNEFYSCYRPRFRWYASLYFFYRIILYLSYCYNLSSQQSTAQQLLFTFILVVHCIVQPYSNKLYNCVDGIILGVLLSLSCLQGHIFFVSHGIIEEHWPSEYIGFVIACVPLAYLVIYIFVIIVKNFYSAYRQIYHSSSLILENDFDIEQEREDMFGEIDSLRVQPPTSGGQQGASNSSGSSYHRLHSVASDPVVSVNNNKSSNNYQTFLDQPD; from the coding sequence GAATGCCTCCAACTACTTCCAGAATGTCTGCATCACTGTACGTGATAAAAATGTTGTGTTGTACAAGCCTGTTACACTGAGGAACATAAGTCATGTTGTTATAAGGGGAATAAGTCATCAACGTATTGTAAACTGTAGTGGCCAGGGTGGGCTGACCATTCTCCAGTCGGATGATATTTTTATATTTGATTTGATATTCGATGGTTGTGTAATGGAACATAATAGCACTAGTTTTTTACCCGGACAAAATGAACCATTAAAGCTCTATTCAGCGTTGTACTTTtctggttgcaatgatgttactaTTGCTGGAGTTGATGTGAGATATACTAATGGTACTGGGCTAACTTTGTATGATGTAAATGGATTGGTAGTAATTAGAAAGTCCTTTTTCTATGCCAACATGCCTTACAATGGAGATGGTGGAGGTGGACTATATATAGAATTTACTTATCATAATCCTGATGGGCTTGACATATTAGGAAGTAAGTCTGCTAATTATAGTATTTACCGGAGTTTCTTTACTGACAATGTGGCTAACATAAGTAACATTAATGCTACCTTGTTTATTCAGCCGTTTCAGGATAATCACTTGTCTTTTAGTCGTGGTGGTGGAATTTCCATCTTTTTCAAAGGCCATGCTCGAAACAAAATCTTTAATATCACTAAATGCTTAGTAAGCAATAACTATGCTTACTGGGGAGCCGGTATTTTTGTTGAGTTTCAAGATTTTACCAGCCACAACCAATTGAGTGTGGATTCCACCGTTATCAAAAATAACAACAATCCGCAATTAAGTAAAGACAGTGGGACAGGAGGAGGAGGTGTTCGTGCTAGTTTTCTGTATTATGCCCCTAACACGGTACATCATAACACTCTACTATTCATTAACTGTACTGTGTCGTACAATAGAGCATACTGGGGTGGTGGTGTAGCCTTCAACACTTGTCCAGAGCAACAAGTTGCCACAGCCTCCAACATGATATTATTTTATGGATGTGTACTGAATCACAATCAGGCTAGACTGGGATCTGCTGTGGACCTGACCATACGGCATGGGCTACCTGCCGGGGTACTATCGCAAGTTGTGTTTGAAACTTGTACATTCCAGAATAATAATATATCTTACACAAGTGATGATACCAAGTTAATTGGGAAAGGGGCATTGTATGTGGACAGTGTACCTGTAAAGTTTATAGGCAAAAATTTGTTTAGATTGAACACCGGCTCTGCTATAGCTGCAGTAACAGCAGGAATAGAATTTAATGGTGTTGCTGCATTTTACGATAATACAGGAGACAGTGGTGGTGCTATTGCATTGCTTGGAGGTAGCTGGATGACTATTACTGAAAATGCTTATCTGCAGTTTGGAAATAACAGAGCTCATGACAAAGGTGGTGCAATCTTTGCAATGTCCATTGGAGAACATGATTTGATCTCTTCTAGGAATTGTTTTATTCGATATTATAACTCTTCAGTTCCTTCAAAAAACTGGAAAGCACATTTGTCTTTTGTGGACAATTCAGCAGCAGTTACTGGAGAATCAATATATACAACAACGTTGTTACCTTGTCTGTGGACAACATCATCCAGTGCTGCCACTTATAACTtaacaaaatcattaaatagtgTGTTTGTTGGTCCACCATTTGATTACACCCATTCTGATAAGTCAGTTGTTTACAAGGATATTGCTACAGATGCGTCACAGTTTCACTACACTTCTACTTCTTTGTTTCCCGGACAGTTGAAACGTCTGCCGATATTGATTAGTGATAATAAAGGTAGCGATGCCAGTGTTTATACtaattttgttgtaacttcTATCGCAAGTAATCACACTGTTGTGTTGGACAATGACACTAGATACAGTCCAGATCAACTGATAAGACTTTATGGTGAGCCTAATTCATCTGTTGAGTTAACATTACAGACATCTTCTACCACTGCCTATAGTGTTAGTGTAGTGGTTAATATCAATCATTGCCCCCCTGGACTCTGCCTCAGTTACAACAATACTGAAATTACCTGTACTTGTAATTGTGACCATAAGGCTTACCAGGGTGTGGCTAGATGTGATCTGCAGCAATACAAAGCTTCAATTGCTCCTCTGTTTTGGGCCGGATATGTTGATGATAATCACATCGGAGATGACAGGTATTTTGTAACTGCCTATTGTCCTGGTGGGTTCTGTAGTAGCACTAAACACATGTTCAGCACTTATAAAGAGTTAGATAAAAAGATCTGTCAACCACAAAATAGGACAGGAATCCTCTGTGGACAGTGTATTGATGGCATGTCAGTCTATTCAAGTTCAGTTGTGCTGAAGTGTGGAAACTGTACCAAtttacaatatggaaaatatttTGGAATTCTTCAGTACATGTTATATGAGATGATTCCACtcattctttttttctttttattgGTATTGTTCAACTTCAGTTTAACATCTGGCCCTTTGATCAGTTTTATATTTTTCTCTCAGGTTCAAAGTTCTTTTGGGCCATACAATCACTTGCGCTATCTGGGTAATGGTAATGTGGGGTTGTTCTACAGCATTTGGAATCTTGACTTTTTGGAAACTGTTTTACCTCCGTACTGTCTTATGGAACACTGGAGTGCACTAGATGTTCTAGCATTTCATTACATATCAGTGATTACTCCATTGTGCTTAATTGTAATAGCTGTGGTGATTATTAATTATGAAAATGTCATATGCTTTCCTGTGATTTATCCTTATCGAACACTCCATAACTGTATTACAAGCAAGTGGTCTTTCTCCTCACTTTCAAGGAATCGACTAATAGATTTTTTACATGCACTCAAAGGGAAATTTTTTAATCCTTACTCAAAAGTACTACATGGTCTTGTTGCAGTACTGGTACTGTCATATGCAAAGTTTGTATACCTTTCAATCCTTATCCTTGCTTCATCCACATCTCTGAATGTTAACTGGCCATCTAATGTATCTAGCGAGCATAGTCTGCATGTTTTATTGGAAGGAAATCTTCTCTACTTTGGAAAGACCCACATCAAATATGCCATTCCAGCTGtgattattataatattatcaACCATACCACCAGTAGTTTTGCTTGTTAGGCCATTCTTACAGAGGTATGACAAAGTGGAGGAAATATTAAGAAGATGGCTACCACTTacaaagattgatttgtttttgaATGAATTTTATTCTTGCTATCGTCCAAGGTTCCGGTGGTATGCCAGCTTGTATTTCTTCTATCGCATAATATTGTATTTATCTTATTGCTATAATCTGTCTTCTCAACAAAGTACTGCCCAGCAGTTGCTCTTCACTTTCATCCTAGTTGTACACTGTATAGTACAGCCTTACTCCAACAAGCTCTACAACTGTGTTGATGGAATAATACTGGGAGTGTTGCTGTCTCTAAGTTGTTTACAAGGACACATTTTCTTTGTTAGTCATGGGATAATAGAAGAACATTGGCCATCAGAATATATTGGGTTTGTTATAGCTTGTGTTCCACTGGCCTATCTTGTAATTTACATATTTGTGATCATTGTCAAGAATTTTTATTCAGCTTATCGTCAGATTTACCATAGTAGCAGCTTAATATTAGAGAATGATTTTGATATAGAGCAAGAACGTGAGGACATGTTTGGTGAAATTGATAGTTTACGAGTTCAGCCACCAACTTCAGGTGGACAGCAGGGAGCATCAAACAGTAGTGGCTCTTCTTATCATCGTCTTCATTCTGTGGCTAGTGATCCTGTTGTTTCAGTCAACAATAATAAATCTTCTAATAATTATCAAACATTTTTAGATCAGCCAGATTAA